The genomic region CGCGTTGACCCCGCCGGTGGGCATGGTGTCCTCGGGCAGGTGATGGCGCTCCGAGCCGTCCTCGAACCGGCCTTCCTGGCGCGGGGTGTTGGGGTCGTCGGTCACTGGGTGCCCTCCGTGCCACGGGCCTGACGGCGGGTCACGGCGTTGTCCGTGGCGCCGGTGATGGCCGAGATGATCTCTTCCTGGGTGGTCGAACTCCGCTCGAAGACACCGTTGTTGCGACCGAGCCGCAGCACCGCGATGCGGTCCGCGACGGCCATCACATCGGCCATGTTGTGGCTGATCAGGATCACCCCGAGGCCTTGACCGCGCAGCCGCTCGACCAGATCGAGGACCTGCGCGGTCTGCTCCACACCGAGCGCCGCGGTCGGCTCGTCGAGGATGACCACCTTCGGCGAGCCGATCAGCGAGCGGGCGATGGCGACCACCTGGCGCTGGCCGCCGGAGAGCGAGGCGATCGGGATCCGCACGCTCGGGATCCGGATCGACAGCGTGTCGAGCAGGG from Kitasatospora azatica KCTC 9699 harbors:
- a CDS encoding ATP-binding cassette domain-containing protein, which encodes MEAGPVLALRGVSKRFGAVQALTDIELEVNSGEVVALVGDNGAGKSTLVKAIAGVNQPDEGVIEWQGRSVAIHRPQDAQHLGVATVYQDLALCDNLDVVGNLFLGREIKRFGVLDEVEMEKRSRTLLDTLSIRIPSVRIPIASLSGGQRQVVAIARSLIGSPKVVILDEPTAALGVEQTAQVLDLVERLRGQGLGVILISHNMADVMAVADRIAVLRLGRNNGVFERSSTTQEEIISAITGATDNAVTRRQARGTEGTQ